A region from the Oceanidesulfovibrio marinus genome encodes:
- a CDS encoding RidA family protein, translating into MELTRQMIASGAPLEEKVGYSRAVRVGPFVYVGGTTATDSEGNVACPGDAYGQAKNIFEKIGDALELAGSRYSDVVRVRTYITDISKAGDCIRAYSEYFKKIKPITTMCEIKGLFRPEQIVEIEVDAVIGSST; encoded by the coding sequence ATGGAGCTTACGCGTCAAATGATCGCTTCCGGCGCCCCCCTTGAGGAAAAGGTCGGATACAGCCGGGCGGTCCGGGTCGGTCCTTTTGTCTATGTGGGCGGCACCACGGCTACGGATTCCGAAGGCAATGTTGCCTGTCCCGGCGATGCTTACGGCCAGGCCAAAAACATTTTTGAAAAAATCGGCGACGCCCTGGAGCTGGCCGGCTCCCGCTATTCGGACGTCGTGCGTGTGCGCACCTACATCACGGACATAAGCAAAGCCGGGGACTGCATTCGCGCCTATTCGGAATATTTCAAAAAAATCAAACCGATCACAACCATGTGCGAAATCAAGGGCCTGTTCCGGCCCGAGCAGATCGTGGAGATCGAGGTGGACGCCGTCATAGGTTCGAGCACCTGA